Within Micromonospora parathelypteridis, the genomic segment TGCCGAACGGGTAGTTCTCCCGCAGCTCCGCCTTGCCGGTGAACGGGAAGCGGGCCAGGTCGGCGAGGTCGCGGCAGTCGTCGGGGTGCACCCCGACCGCGTCGAACGCGCGGCGGTAGTGCGGCACATTGTCGTACGCGTGCCGCAACGACCAGCGCAGCCGTTCTCCTTGCAGGGCGCGCAGCTCGTCGATGCTGGCGCGCTCGATCGGCTCCAGCTCCTCCGGACGAGGGGTGCGGTCCTGCATCGGTTGCCTCCTTGGCGCGGCGGTCCCGGTGGGGCTGCGGGTACCGTACGCCCGCCTTCGCGAAGGCTGGCGGACGGTCAGCGGGCGGTCGGCAGCCGGTGCAGGGCGTCGACCAGGGGGGCCAGCTCGGGGGTGGCCTCGGCCTCGGCGAGTGCGTCGGTGAGCACCCGGTCGTGGGTGGGTCGGGCCTGGGCGAGCAGGTCGGAGCCGGCTGGGGTCAGCTCGGTGTAGATGCCACGTCGGTCGTCGGCGCAGAGGATGCGGGTGAGCAGACCCCGCTGCTCGAGCCGGGTGACCAGGCGGGTGGTGGCGCTGCTGGAGAGCGCGGCGGCCCGACCGAGCTGGCTCATCCGCATGTGCCAGCCGTCCTGGCGGGAGAGCGCGTCGAGCACGGTGTATTCGACGAC encodes:
- a CDS encoding MarR family winged helix-turn-helix transcriptional regulator — protein: MGIADDAVEIRAQGWRTLAALHGLIETSLERALQGCHELSVVEYTVLDALSRQDGWHMRMSQLGRAAALSSSATTRLVTRLEQRGLLTRILCADDRRGIYTELTPAGSDLLAQARPTHDRVLTDALAEAEATPELAPLVDALHRLPTAR